A window of SAR202 cluster bacterium contains these coding sequences:
- a CDS encoding amidase, whose product MSVSELHYLSVGKLSELISTKKLSPVELTEACLHRVEATESRLNSFITPPGDEALAAARKAEKEITKGEYKGPLHGIPFAQKDLFHVEGMRNTCGSKILDRFVADRDSTVVSRLKNAGAIIFGKTNLHQFAFGPTGLNADYGHMHNPWDVGRLAGGSSGGSGSAVASGQCPLATGTDTGGSVRIPASLCGISGIKPTYGRVSRYGVEPLAWTLDHPGPMARTVEDCAIALQSMAGYDPKDPATSKQEVPDYRESLTGKVKGLRIGVPEEYWQSPVDPRVRASVEEALGVFKKIGATVKKVSWPMYKHSATISTPLIYAEATAYHRDQLLKRGREYDPSIRWRLEVGLFITAEDYLTALRAREAYNQETLGLLKDVDLLVGPTEPVVAPLIEATDLRVNGVPIGAIGALTQYTRPFNITGFPALSVPCGFVEGLPVGLQLAGRPFDEATVLNTGYSYQQATDWHERRPPI is encoded by the coding sequence GTGTCTGTCTCAGAACTTCATTACTTGAGCGTCGGCAAGCTGTCCGAGCTTATATCGACAAAGAAGCTCTCGCCTGTAGAACTGACCGAAGCGTGTCTTCATCGTGTCGAGGCAACCGAATCTAGGCTTAACTCCTTCATAACTCCTCCGGGCGATGAGGCTCTGGCGGCGGCGCGAAAAGCCGAGAAGGAGATAACTAAGGGTGAGTATAAGGGGCCGCTGCACGGCATACCCTTCGCGCAAAAGGACCTGTTCCACGTGGAAGGAATGCGCAACACCTGCGGCTCCAAAATTCTGGACCGCTTTGTGGCCGACCGCGATAGCACCGTAGTCTCCAGGCTAAAAAATGCTGGCGCCATCATCTTCGGCAAGACCAATCTCCATCAATTCGCCTTCGGCCCCACCGGGCTTAACGCCGACTACGGTCACATGCACAACCCTTGGGATGTGGGTCGGTTGGCTGGCGGCTCCAGCGGCGGCTCTGGTTCAGCTGTGGCCTCTGGTCAGTGCCCCCTAGCTACCGGCACCGACACCGGCGGCTCCGTCCGAATCCCAGCGTCTCTGTGCGGCATCAGCGGCATTAAACCCACTTACGGCCGCGTCAGCCGCTACGGCGTCGAGCCCCTGGCCTGGACACTAGACCACCCCGGCCCCATGGCCCGGACGGTAGAAGACTGCGCCATCGCCCTGCAGTCGATGGCTGGCTATGACCCTAAAGACCCCGCAACCTCTAAGCAAGAAGTCCCGGATTATCGGGAGTCGCTGACTGGAAAAGTCAAGGGCTTGAGGATTGGCGTTCCGGAGGAGTACTGGCAATCGCCCGTCGACCCAAGGGTGCGGGCGTCGGTTGAAGAGGCTTTAGGTGTCTTCAAGAAGATCGGGGCCACGGTCAAAAAAGTGTCGTGGCCTATGTACAAGCACTCGGCTACCATCTCCACACCCCTAATTTATGCCGAGGCCACGGCTTACCATCGCGACCAGTTGCTGAAGCGAGGCAGGGAGTATGACCCTTCCATACGCTGGAGGCTGGAGGTGGGGCTGTTCATTACCGCCGAGGACTATCTAACTGCTTTAAGGGCTAGGGAGGCCTACAACCAGGAGACCCTGGGACTACTGAAAGATGTGGACTTGCTGGTTGGCCCCACCGAGCCTGTGGTCGCGCCCCTCATTGAGGCTACAGACCTTCGAGTTAACGGTGTGCCTATCGGCGCCATCGGCGCTTTGACTCAATACACCCGCCCCTTCAACATCACTGGCTTTCCCGCCCTGTCTGTGCCCTGTGGATTTGTGGAAGGCTTACCCGTAGGTCTGCAATTGGCCGGGCGTCCTTTTGACGAAGCCACCGTGCTCAACACTGGCTATTCCTACCAGCAAGCCACCGACTGGCATGAGAGGCGTCCGCCCATTTAG
- a CDS encoding aldehyde dehydrogenase family protein, with translation MKMYIGGEWVSKRNTAEVINPYDGSIVDTVPKADAEDVETALATALKGAPTMRRLSAYDRYTILRKAADLISQRAEDFARTITLEEGKVIAESRAEVQRAVQTITLSAEEAKRIHGETVPLDGVPGVTRQFGFTIRVPCGVVVAISPFNFPLNLVCHKVGPALAAGNSVIIKPASNTPLSALKLTEVLLEAGCPPEGVQCITGPGGKIGDLLCADSRVRKITFTGSRDVGEHIVKTAGLKKVTMELGSNSPLIIMPDADMEKVVAATVSSGYSNAGQVCISTQRVLIGNKAYGDFLDALKPAVEGITTGNPLDEKVRMGPMIREADAARVNEWIKEAVGQGARVVAGGSRQGRMHQPTVVADVKPQMRISRDELFGPAVAVTRFGDINEAIALANDSKYGLSAGIFTQNIDWAMKFAREVDSGNLMINSGPQWRADLMPYGGLKESGMGKEGPRYAVEEMTELKMVVFHLQE, from the coding sequence ATGAAGATGTATATCGGCGGGGAGTGGGTAAGTAAGAGAAACACCGCAGAAGTCATCAATCCTTACGACGGCTCTATAGTAGACACAGTCCCCAAAGCCGACGCTGAGGATGTTGAGACAGCCCTTGCCACCGCCCTAAAGGGCGCCCCAACCATGCGCAGGCTCTCAGCTTACGACCGTTACACCATTCTCCGTAAAGCCGCTGACCTCATAAGCCAGCGCGCCGAGGACTTCGCCCGTACCATAACCCTGGAAGAGGGCAAGGTCATCGCCGAAAGCCGCGCCGAAGTGCAGCGGGCCGTCCAGACCATCACCCTTTCTGCCGAGGAAGCTAAGAGGATTCATGGCGAGACGGTTCCCCTGGATGGTGTTCCAGGCGTAACCCGCCAGTTCGGTTTCACCATCAGGGTACCCTGCGGCGTAGTCGTAGCCATCAGCCCCTTCAACTTTCCTCTTAACCTGGTTTGTCATAAAGTGGGGCCTGCCTTGGCCGCCGGTAACTCAGTCATAATAAAACCAGCCAGCAACACACCCCTTTCGGCTCTAAAACTAACGGAAGTGCTCCTGGAAGCTGGATGCCCGCCGGAAGGCGTCCAGTGCATAACCGGCCCCGGCGGCAAAATCGGCGACCTTCTCTGCGCCGACTCACGAGTGCGCAAGATTACCTTCACCGGCAGCCGCGACGTGGGTGAGCATATAGTGAAAACAGCGGGCCTTAAGAAGGTGACCATGGAGCTGGGTTCCAACAGCCCCCTCATAATCATGCCTGACGCGGACATGGAAAAGGTCGTGGCCGCCACGGTCTCCAGCGGCTACTCCAACGCCGGCCAAGTATGTATATCCACCCAGCGAGTCCTGATTGGCAATAAGGCCTACGGCGACTTCCTGGATGCTCTCAAACCCGCCGTGGAGGGCATTACCACCGGCAATCCCCTGGACGAAAAGGTCAGGATGGGTCCAATGATCCGAGAGGCCGACGCCGCTCGCGTAAATGAGTGGATTAAAGAGGCGGTGGGACAGGGGGCGCGAGTTGTCGCTGGCGGGTCGCGGCAAGGCAGGATGCATCAGCCCACTGTCGTTGCCGACGTCAAGCCCCAGATGCGGATATCGCGCGACGAGCTGTTCGGGCCAGCGGTGGCAGTGACGCGCTTCGGAGATATCAACGAGGCCATCGCCCTTGCCAATGACTCCAAATACGGACTCAGCGCCGGCATTTTTACCCAGAACATCGACTGGGCTATGAAGTTCGCTCGTGAGGTAGATTCGGGTAACCTGATGATCAACTCCGGTCCCCAGTGGCGCGCCGACCTGATGCCTTACGGCGGTCTCAAAGAAAGCGGCATGGGTAAGGAGGGACCGAGATATGCTGTGGAGGAGATGACCGAACTGAAGATGGTGGTCTTCCACCTACAGGAGTAA